Genomic segment of Brachyspira suanatina:
AATAGGTTCAATTCCTTTATCATTAGGTTTTGCTTCAGGAGAGATTATACTTGTTATAGCAGTTCTTGCCATACTTATAACAGCCCCATTAGGAGCTTTTGCAATAGATGCTACCTATAAAAAATTATTAGAGCATGAATAAATTAGTAATAATATAACAATAATTAAGGGCTTGTATTTTAATAAAAAATCAAACCCTTAACATATATTATAAAAAATCACTTACCTGTAACATTTATAGCATCATAATCAGAGAAATCATTTTTACTTTCAATATCTTTTTTCTCATAATCTTTTAGAGGTATTTTATTTCTTATAGCAGCATAAACAGTAGGTACTATTATAAGAGTAAATGCTGTTGAAACTAAAAGCCCGCCTAGTATAGCAATAGATAAAGGCTGATACATTTCGTTTCCGCTTCCTCCTGATAATGCCATAGGTAAAAGTCCTAATATAGTTGTAAGCGTTGTCATAAGTACCGGTCTTAATCTTCTAGGTCCTGACTCCAATGCCGATTCATCTCCATTGAGATTTTTTTCATGCATAAGCTGATTCATATAATCTATAAGTACAATACCATTATTTACTACAATACCAATCAAAACAATAAATCCTATTCCGCTGTATACGCTTAAAGTTTGTCTTCCTATAAATAATGCTAATAAAGAACCAGCGAAACCAAATGGTATTGCTAATGCTATAACGAAAGGAGCAATAAAAGATTCAAACTGACTAGCCATTATAGCATAAACTAAAACCAATGCTAATATAAAGGCCTGAATAAGTTGTAAAAATGCTTCTTTCATATCCTCAAAATCTCCGGCATAATTAATAGTAAATCCTGAAGGAAGAAATACTTCTTTTGAAATATTTTCCTGAACATCCTGCATTATTTCGCTTAATGCTCTATTATATGCTGATGCTTTTATAGTTGTAATTCTTGTACTGTCTTTTCTTTCTATCTCCGTAGGGCCATAGCTTTTTTCTATAGTTGCTACTGATGATATAGGTACTATTCCTGCTGTTGTAGGTATCATAAGTCTTGATATATCATCTATTTTTAATCTGTCAGGCTCTCCAAGCTGAACATTAACATCTATATCTGTAACATCAGAATTGAGAGGTGTCATAGTTGTAGCTGTTGTACCTGCAAAACTTGTTTTAATAATATTTGCTATTGTGTTTACATTAATACCCATTTTGGCTGCTATTTCTCTATTAACATATATTTTAAGTTCAGGATTTGAATCATCTCTTGTAAGTCTAGGCTCTCTTATTCCTTCTATATCCGATATTGATTTTATTATATTATTTGCTATTTCTGTAGACTTATCTAAATCATCTCCTACAAGTTCTATTTCTATTTCCTGTCCTCCTGTTCCTCCGTTTCTTCCGCCTCCTCCTATAGCTGAAGTTGTTACAGCAGATATATTAATCTGTGCCGGATATGATACTAATCTATTTCTTGTTATCTCTATATATTCATCAACAGACAATTTTCTTCCTTCACTTTTATCTCTAAGCTGCACTCTTATTTCCGCAGAATTTTCTTCAGAACCTGATTTTACTCTAGACTGCATTCTGTCAAAATCCTCTCCTATAGCATCTTGTATATCGCCTTCCATTCTTGTAATGAAAGCCTGTGTTTGTTCTGATTTAGTCCCTACAGGCATTTTTACTTCTATCTTAAATTGTCCTTCATCTGAAGTAGGAAATCCTTCTTTACCTATAAAAATTAAACCTAATATTATTATTACAAATACTACTGATAATGAAGAGATAAATACTTTCTTTTTATTTTTTATAGAATAGCTTAATAAATTAGAATATAAGTTATTAATTTTGCTATGGAATTTATCATTAACAAAATTTTCTATAGGTATTAAAAATTTAGTTTTCTTATTTGTTACAAGTCTAGCACCAAGCATAGGAACTATTGTAAGAGCAACGAATAAAGAACCTATCATTGAAACTGTAACTGTAATACATAAATCTCTGAATAATTGTCCTGTTTGTCCTTCAACGAAAAGGAAAGGTAAGAATACCGCTATAGTTGTAAGAGTAGAAGCAGATATTGCAAGAGCTACTGTAGAAGTACCATTTATAGCTGATGAATATTTACCATATCCATTATTTCGATAATAGAATATATTTTCCAAAACTACAATGGAGTTATCAACCATCATACCAATACCTAAAACAAGTCCTGATAATGATATAATATTCAAAGTTATTCCCATAAAATACATCAATGTAAATGTAATTATAATAGATATAGGAATTGAAACTGCTATTATAGAAACTGTTTTTACATTCCATAAGTAAAGCATTAATATAATAACGGCAAATAATCCTCCCTGCCAAGCTGTATCTAATACTCCGTTTATAGCCTCATTTACATTATCAGCACTATTAAATAATATTTCATACTCTACGCCTTCAGGAAGATTAAGATTAGCTAATTGCTTTTTTACAGCCTTTGATACATTAACAGAATTTCCGCCTGATTCTTTATTAACTGATACTGATATTGCAGGCATTCCATTGATTTTTACTATCTCAGAGTCATCACTGTATCCTTGATAAACTCTTCCTATATCCTTTAATTTTATAGGAGTATCATTTGTTTTTAAAGCCACAACAGTATTTTCAATATCTTCAGGAGTTGTAAACTCTCCCATAGTTCTTAGAGTATACTTATAAACTCCTTCATAAGTATCACCGCCTGATAGATTCTGATTTTCTGATGATAAAAGAGAAACTATACTGTTAATATCTATTCCATAAGCATGAAGTCTATTTAAAACTAAATCGACTTTCATCTCACTTTTAAGTCCGCCTCTTATTTCAGCTCTTGCTACTCCTGAAGCCTGCTCTATTTTATTTAATATCTGATTATCTATTAATGTATATAATGCTCCTAAATTATCTGTACCGAAAAAAGCTATTTCCATTATAGGAGTCATATCTGTAGAAAATTTAAGTACTGTAGGGCTGTCTGCATCATCCGGAAGCGAATTTTTTATTCCGTCTATAGCTTCTCTTACATCTGCTGTAGCAACTGCTAAATCAGTACCCCAGTTAAATTCTATAAATACGCTTGATTTACCTTCTTCCGAAGTAGAAGTGATTGTATTAATATCGCTTACAGTGGCAACTGCATTTTCAACTATTCTTGTAACTGATTTTTCTACTTCTTCAGGACCAGCATTCTCATACTCTGTACTTACTGTTATATAGGGAAGCTCCATATCCGGTAAAAAATCAACTGCTAATTTACTTAAACTTACAAACCCTAATATCAATACTGCTATCATACACATAAAAACCGCTACGGGTCTTTTTACTACTAATTCTATAAAATTTCTCATTCGCTTCACCCTACCTTTTATATAGCATACTATATATGTTAAACTCTTATTAAATTCTTTATTTTAGACGAATAATTAAAAAAAAAGTTGCAATATAAACTATTTTTTTATCAATATAATTATTTTATTTTTCAAATTTTTCTAATTCTTCACATAACTTTATAAAGTCTTCATAAACTTTTATAGACTGCAAATATCTTAAATCTATCATATATCCTGAATCAATATGTTTAAAAAATTCAGCATCCCAAAGTTCTGTTTCTATAAAGCCTTTTTTATAATCATATTTATAAGGTTCAAATTTAAACATGTAGGTTCTAAAATATTTAACTTTAGCAAAACATAATTTATATATTCTGAATAATATACCTATAGTATCATTCCTATTCAAAAATTTGTCAGTAAATATTAATGTCTTATGTGAGTTTTCTTTCTCCTGATACCAAGAATCTCCTTCTTTGATAAGATCATATTTTTTTATTATATTTTCTTTGTCAGCGGTATAGAGAGAAGTAAAATTATAATCATATACTACCTCTTTATAAATAAAATCTATCCCATCGCATGCTATATAAAAATAACTGTTCATATCATCTGCTTTAATTTTTATCATTATAGAATATTTACCGTTAATAACATTTTTATATTTTTTTATTACTTCTTCAATTTCATCATTACTGCATAAATGAAATATATCATATTCATTTGGGCATGCATTAAAATACTTTGAGCATTGCACAAAAGAAGCATTTCTAAAAATAATTTCTATAATATGACTGCAGCTTAAATCATTACCTCCTACTATATTCAAGTTATTTCCATAATTAGAAATCATAAAATCAAGCCACATATTATTTTTTATTGAATTATTTATATTTTCTATCTTCTCTTTTGCAATCAATATATTAATTTCATCTATATAGCTTTTAAACTCTCTTTCCATATATTTAAAATTTGTAAAAGCAACTTTATCATCATGCATAAGCACTTTTATACATATAGCATCATTATCTGATATATAAAATAAATATTTTTTTTCATCATTAAACAATAAAAAACCTTCATCTGATTGTTCTATTTTTGCATTTATTTTGGATTTTATATATTTCATAAGTGAAAACATAGCTTTTTCATCATTACTTTTATTGTCATAAAGAAGTTTTATTGTTTTTGATTTACCGTCTAAAAAAATTATTTTATACATTAGTTATCCAAATCATATGAAAATATATTGTTTTATTATAATATAAATACTTTATTTTTTAAAGCATAAAAAGATATGATCATTTTAGGAACTTTTTAATAATTCATTCGTCTAAATGATAAATAATCAATTAAGAGGTTTTTATATGAAAAAAATAATGATTATTGCCATATTAATTTTTAATATATATAGTTTATATGCCGAAGAACATTTTATAATAAATGATGCTTCTATGAAAGTGTTAACTGATGCCGGAGTGGATATAAGTCTAGAAAAAAAATACACTATAAATTCAATCACAAAGAAATACTTAAAAGATGCTAGAAAGATTTTATTTGAAATAAATAAAATCGATATGAAAATAAATGATGAATTTAAAAAAGAAGATATAGATTTAGACAGTGTTAAACAGTTAATATTCGAGAAAAAAGCAAAAGAAGCCGATTTTGATTATACTATAATGTCATGCGACTTGGATATATTATCATTATTTTCAAATAATGAGATAAAAAGGATAAAATATTATATTATTTTTAAAAAATAGCGGGAACTTTTTATATAAGAATTACGTCTAACAATGCAAAAGATAATATAATATTGAAAGTTATGGAGTGATAAGGAGAGTTTATGAATAAAATATTTTATACTGTATCTTTAATATTATTATTATCTTTGTCAATTTTTGCACAACCGGGTCCTAAAGGTCCCGGTCCTCATGGGCCTGGACATGGAAGAAACAGAAGAGGGGGCGAATTTGATAAAAGATTAGGACATGATCCTTTACAGTTTTTTAGAAAAATTGGTATAACTCTAACTGATGAACAGGCTGAAAGAATGTATGATATAGCCATCAAATTTATTACAGAAGAAGAACCTATCAGATTAGAAATAGAAAGAATAGAGAACAGTATAAGATTGGAGTTAATGAAAGACAATACTGATAGAAATGCTATTAAAGAGCTGATAAAACAGAAAAAAGAACAAGAGGCTTTAAGAGATTATTTAAGGATAGTGAGAGATTTGGATATTATAGCTGTTCTTACTCCAGAGCAAAAAGCTCAGCTAAACAGTTGCATGATGAGATAGGTAATTTTTATAAGGATAAATATGAGCAGCGCTATGGCTTATGAAGATAATATAGATGCATTCAAAACAGGTAATGAGGAAGCTTACAAAGAGCTTATAGAAATGTATAAAAAACCATTATTCAATTTGGTTTATTCTATCATTTCTAATAAAGATGAAGCTGAAGAGATTGTGCAGGACGTTTTTGTAAGTTTTTACATAAAACGTGAAAGTTTTGAAGGAAGAAGTAAAATATACACTTGGCTTTATAGGGTTTCTTTTAACAGGGCTGTTGATCATATAAGAAAAAAAGAGCGAGAAAAAAAATACCGCTTAAAAGAATATAGAAATTCTGAAGTACAGGAATCTGGAAATGATGACAGCATACATAGAATTATATTAGCCGAGGCTTTGGAAAAATTGGAAGATGATTTCAGAATTCCGCTTATGATGGCTGAATATGAAAATTATTCTTACAATGAAATATCCGAAAAATTGGATCTGCCGGTTAATACTGTTAGAACTAGGATATTCAGAGCTAGAAAAAAACTTCTATCTATTATGAAAAAAATGGGGGTGAGCTTATGAAAAATAATCATGAATATTATGAAATGCTTATCAGCAGACATAAGGACAATGATTTAGATGCTAATGAAATATTTGAAATGGAAAAACATTTAGCTTCTTGTAAATCTTGTCAGAAATTCAGAGATGAAATCAATTCTATGTCATCTATACTTTTAGGTATGTCAAATATCAAAATAAATAAGAAGCCTGCAAGCATTTTCAATAAAAAGAGAGTTATAGCATCTATAAGTTCAATAGCTGCTGCTTTACTCATATTTGGTGCTGTAAGTACAATATACAACAATAATAATATTCCAGGCAATTCAAATGATGCTGCTAAATTAATGGTTGCTGATTTGAATGATTCTATAATAAGAACTAGCATAGATGATTATAATACTGAAGAGGATTATGCTCCTTTATCAAGCTATTTTAGTTATGGGGATCTTGACCCTGAAGCAGCAGAAGCATCATCAGATGAAAATTATAATAATGCCGAGATATCTATAATGTCTGCATATATTTATTATATGGGTAAATAACGCATGCTAAATAGATAAAAAATATAAATTAATTTGAAATTCACAATTATACAATATGATTAAAAATAACTAAGCATGCGTTTAACAAAGCTATAAATCTAATCCCAGCTTGGGCGGGCATTGCTTTTTCTTATAAAAATAAAAAAACAATGACTATTATATTTATAATGTCTACAATAAACTTAAAGGGTGGGGAATTAGAATAAAGCCCAAATTTAAAATCACATTTTAGAAAGTTTTTTCACAGTAGCAGGAAGTAATTTATGTTCTTCTACTAATACACGTTTTTGTAAAATTTCTGCAGTATCATCTTCTTTTACTTCAACTTTAGTCTGCATTATAATGTCTCCGCCGTCTATAGTATCAGTAACATAATGAACAGTACAGCCTGATTCTTTTTCCTTGTTTACAATTACAGCCTCATGAACATGAATACCATACATTCCCTTTCCACCATATTTAGGAAGAAGAGATGGATGAATATTAATAATTTTTCCTTCCCATTTTCTTATAAAGGCACTGTCTACTATTGATAAAAATCCTGCCAATACAACCAAATCTATATTAGAAATCTCTTCATCTATTTTTTTGAATAAATCTTTTTTATATACTTTTCTATCTAATAATACGGCCTTTATTCCAGCATTTTCAGCAATATTAAGTCCGCCGCAATCCCTATCTGCAATAACTATATCTATTTTATAATAATCATTATCTTGTGAATCTATCAAAGATTTTAAATTACTTCCGCCTCCGGAAATTAAAACGGCTACTCTAAGCATATATCACTCTTATCCTCATTATCATTTTTAGCAATATACCCTATTTCATAAGCGGATTCATTTTTCTCTTTCAAATCATTTATGATACTATCTTTATCCTCTTTAGAAGCTATTATTACAAATCCGATACCCATATTGAAAGTATTATACATTTCTTCTTCTTTTATATTACCAAGATACTGAATATAATTAAATATATTAGGGGTAACAAAACTATCCTTTTTAATTACAGCCTTATATCCTTTAGCAACAGAACGAGGAACATTTTCTATTAAACCGCCTCCTGTGATATGAGCCATACCTTTAATATTATATTTTTCTAATAAAGGAAGTACTTTTTTTACATATATTTTAGTAGGTGTTAAAAGAGTTTCTCCTATTTTTTCACCCTCATATACAGCATTATAATCCCTCACAAGTTTTCTTATAAGTGAATATCCATTACTGTGAAAACCAGATGAAGCAATACCTATAATAGCATCTCCTTCACTAACTTTAGAGCCGTCAATAATTTTATCCTTCTCTACAACTCCCACACAAAAACCAGCTATATCATAATCTCCATCTTTATAAAAACCAGGCATTTCGGCAGTTTCTCCGCCTATTAAAGCAGCACCAGCCTCATAACATCCGTCAGCAATACCTTTAACTATTAAAGCAGCAGTCTCTCCATTTAATCTTCCGCATGCAAGATAATCCAAAAAGAAAATAGGCTTAGCACCATGACAAAGCACATCATTAACACACATAGCAACAGCATCTATTCCGACAGTATCATACTTCTTCATAGAAAATGCTATTTCTAACTTTGTACCTACTCCGTCAGTTCCGGATACAAGTACTGGATTATTATACTTACCAAGCTCATACAAAGCACCGAAACTTCCTATATTATTAAGTACATTTGTATGCATAGTTTTAGCCACAACTTCTTTCATCAGAGATACAGCTTTATAACCTTCTTCTCTGCTGACTCCGCTGTCTTTATAAGAAATGCCCATAAATAATTCCCTTATTTGATAAATTAAAAATTAGAAAAAATATTTATTAAGTATACCAATATTTTATTATATTTACAAGAATTTTTTTTTATTTGTAAGAATCAATATAACAATATATACAACTTATCTTACTAAAGTAATAAAAAAGGCAATACATTCAAGATGCACTGCCTATAATTTTTCATCAATGAATTTAATATTTATAAATCCTGAGCTATTTCTTCAATCTTGAATATCTCAAGAACATCACCTTTTTTAATATCATTAAAGTTCTCTATAGAAGCACCGCATTCATAACCGCTAGCTACTTCTTTAACATCGTCCTTAATTCTTCTTAAACTAGAAATCTTGCTTGTATAAATAAGAACATTATCTCTCATTACTCTTACACCAGCATTTCTTTCTATTTTACCATTAGTTACATAACAGCCGGCAATAGTACCAACTTTAGGTACATGGAATACATCTCTAACCTCAACAGTACCAATATCAACTTCTTTTTTGAGTCTTTCAAGAGAACCTTTCATAGCATTTTGAATAGCCTCTATTGCCTCATAAATGATATCATATCTTTCTATAGGTATTCCAAGTTTTTCAGCTAATTCTCTAGCCTTTCCGGAAGGACGAACTCTATAAGCTATAATAATAGCATTGGAAGCATGAGCCAAGTTTACATCGCTTTCAGTAACCGCACCTGATGCACTATATATTGAAACAAATCTTATTTTATCACTTTGTATTTTATTTAAAGCATCTCTCAAAGCCTCCGCACTACCCTGAACATCGGCTTTAATGATTACTTTGAACTCTTTCATAGATTCAGAAGCTATTTTCTCATAAAGGTTTTCTAATGTAACTTTAACATTAGCCTTTAAAGCTTCCTGCTGTTTTAATTGAACTCTCTTATCAGCTATAGCCTTAGCTTCTTTTTCATCAAGCATAACATTGAATGATTCTCCAGCTTCAGGAGTCTTTTCAAAACCTAAAACTTCAACAGGAGTAGAAGGTAAAGCCTTTGTAACTCTCTGTCCTAAATCATTAACCATAGCACGTACTTTACCAACCGAAAGCCCACATACA
This window contains:
- a CDS encoding efflux RND transporter permease subunit, encoding MRNFIELVVKRPVAVFMCMIAVLILGFVSLSKLAVDFLPDMELPYITVSTEYENAGPEEVEKSVTRIVENAVATVSDINTITSTSEEGKSSVFIEFNWGTDLAVATADVREAIDGIKNSLPDDADSPTVLKFSTDMTPIMEIAFFGTDNLGALYTLIDNQILNKIEQASGVARAEIRGGLKSEMKVDLVLNRLHAYGIDINSIVSLLSSENQNLSGGDTYEGVYKYTLRTMGEFTTPEDIENTVVALKTNDTPIKLKDIGRVYQGYSDDSEIVKINGMPAISVSVNKESGGNSVNVSKAVKKQLANLNLPEGVEYEILFNSADNVNEAINGVLDTAWQGGLFAVIILMLYLWNVKTVSIIAVSIPISIIITFTLMYFMGITLNIISLSGLVLGIGMMVDNSIVVLENIFYYRNNGYGKYSSAINGTSTVALAISASTLTTIAVFLPFLFVEGQTGQLFRDLCITVTVSMIGSLFVALTIVPMLGARLVTNKKTKFLIPIENFVNDKFHSKINNLYSNLLSYSIKNKKKVFISSLSVVFVIIILGLIFIGKEGFPTSDEGQFKIEVKMPVGTKSEQTQAFITRMEGDIQDAIGEDFDRMQSRVKSGSEENSAEIRVQLRDKSEGRKLSVDEYIEITRNRLVSYPAQINISAVTTSAIGGGGRNGGTGGQEIEIELVGDDLDKSTEIANNIIKSISDIEGIREPRLTRDDSNPELKIYVNREIAAKMGINVNTIANIIKTSFAGTTATTMTPLNSDVTDIDVNVQLGEPDRLKIDDISRLMIPTTAGIVPISSVATIEKSYGPTEIERKDSTRITTIKASAYNRALSEIMQDVQENISKEVFLPSGFTINYAGDFEDMKEAFLQLIQAFILALVLVYAIMASQFESFIAPFVIALAIPFGFAGSLLALFIGRQTLSVYSGIGFIVLIGIVVNNGIVLIDYMNQLMHEKNLNGDESALESGPRRLRPVLMTTLTTILGLLPMALSGGSGNEMYQPLSIAILGGLLVSTAFTLIIVPTVYAAIRNKIPLKDYEKKDIESKNDFSDYDAINVTGK
- a CDS encoding Spy/CpxP family protein refolding chaperone, coding for MNKIFYTVSLILLLSLSIFAQPGPKGPGPHGPGHGRNRRGGEFDKRLGHDPLQFFRKIGITLTDEQAERMYDIAIKFITEEEPIRLEIERIENSIRLELMKDNTDRNAIKELIKQKKEQEALRDYLRIVRDLDIIAVLTPEQKAQLNSCMMR
- a CDS encoding RNA polymerase sigma factor, with amino-acid sequence MSSAMAYEDNIDAFKTGNEEAYKELIEMYKKPLFNLVYSIISNKDEAEEIVQDVFVSFYIKRESFEGRSKIYTWLYRVSFNRAVDHIRKKEREKKYRLKEYRNSEVQESGNDDSIHRIILAEALEKLEDDFRIPLMMAEYENYSYNEISEKLDLPVNTVRTRIFRARKKLLSIMKKMGVSL
- a CDS encoding zf-HC2 domain-containing protein — its product is MKNNHEYYEMLISRHKDNDLDANEIFEMEKHLASCKSCQKFRDEINSMSSILLGMSNIKINKKPASIFNKKRVIASISSIAAALLIFGAVSTIYNNNNIPGNSNDAAKLMVADLNDSIIRTSIDDYNTEEDYAPLSSYFSYGDLDPEAAEASSDENYNNAEISIMSAYIYYMGK
- the purN gene encoding phosphoribosylglycinamide formyltransferase — protein: MLRVAVLISGGGSNLKSLIDSQDNDYYKIDIVIADRDCGGLNIAENAGIKAVLLDRKVYKKDLFKKIDEEISNIDLVVLAGFLSIVDSAFIRKWEGKIINIHPSLLPKYGGKGMYGIHVHEAVIVNKEKESGCTVHYVTDTIDGGDIIMQTKVEVKEDDTAEILQKRVLVEEHKLLPATVKKLSKM
- the purM gene encoding phosphoribosylformylglycinamidine cyclo-ligase, with product MGISYKDSGVSREEGYKAVSLMKEVVAKTMHTNVLNNIGSFGALYELGKYNNPVLVSGTDGVGTKLEIAFSMKKYDTVGIDAVAMCVNDVLCHGAKPIFFLDYLACGRLNGETAALIVKGIADGCYEAGAALIGGETAEMPGFYKDGDYDIAGFCVGVVEKDKIIDGSKVSEGDAIIGIASSGFHSNGYSLIRKLVRDYNAVYEGEKIGETLLTPTKIYVKKVLPLLEKYNIKGMAHITGGGLIENVPRSVAKGYKAVIKKDSFVTPNIFNYIQYLGNIKEEEMYNTFNMGIGFVIIASKEDKDSIINDLKEKNESAYEIGYIAKNDNEDKSDICLE